DNA sequence from the Methanolobus psychrophilus R15 genome:
CTGCGTGACCTTTACCATAATATACAGCATTGTGCAACATGTGGATACCGGACCCATAAGGGGACAGCCAAACTGGACTCTTTGATGGTATTTCATAGGGGTGGTAATATACCAAAACGGGGAAAGAAAATCTGTTCGAAGTGTAAAAAGGCATTCAGGGAGATTCTGTTGGGAACGGACATAATCTACCAGTGAGCCTATTTCATAACTTCTCTGAATCCTCTTTTCCAGCACAACATGAAACATGCAATATCTAAGAATCCTTTGAAAACGATGTTAAGTCTTTCATATCTGGTTGCTAATTTTCTAAATCCCATCTTCAGCCATGCAAAGAATCGTTCTATTGCTCCTCTTTTAACATAAGTTTCTGGATTGAATCTTGTAGGTCTTCCTCTTTTTCTTGTTTTAGTATTCCTCGGATTTATCGGAATGTTGCTTTGTATTCCTCTAGACCTTAAATGTTTTCTTATGTCTACATCATCGTAAGCTGCATCTGCCAGTACCTGTAAGGGTCTTGTTCTCGGTCTTCTTTTAATCTTGATCTTGATATCTTCGATTACTTCAATGAAATGTTTTCTATCGTGCTCTGTTCCATAAGCTGTGAAGGATTTCCTTTGACCATTCAAGTATCTAATGGAGTAGAGCATGGATTGTTATTGTGATTTCTTTGACTTTATACTGAGCCTGTAGATAAGTAATTGTTTAATCCATGATATAATTATCAGGTTTACTAAGAGGAGTTTAAATGCAGAAATAAGAATACAAATGTGTTTTGATATTAGGCATAGGCGAAAGAACTACAAGAAAACTAAATGATTATGGTCAACATGGATGGCAGCTCATTGAAGTTGTATGGGCATGGCATTATTTCAAAAGGCCGATTGAATGATTTTAAATATACTCTCTTAGAGACAATAGCAGTGCAGCAGTCAAAACAAGGTAGTTAGTGTGCATGCACTGCTGCACTAAATCATGGAAATATGCTAGTTGCTAAAAAATAACTCCATTTGGTAACACTGCTTTCCAGGGCCACATACATCCATCACTTCTTCTGTAGCCTTAAATCCCATTTTTTCATACAGGCCGATTGCAGGTTCATTGTCTGCTGCAACGTATAATATAACACGATCGATTGAATGCAATTGCATCTCGAGTAAACTTTTTTCAAGAAGCTTGGTCCCAATACCCAATCCTTGGTACTTGTTATCAACTGTGAAGGAGTAAAGAGTTGCTACTCTTGCAAGCCCTCTCTTCGATAAAGAAGCCATCACATAGTAAAGACAGTAACCTCTAACTTCGTTTTCATCTACATATACATAAGTTGTTCTTTTGAAAAAGCGAGTATATAACTTGAATCTAGCTTCGTTTATCTCCGTGAAATTTTCCCTGTAGAGTTTCAGAACTCCATTTAATGTCTCTTCGCTAACATTGGCAACATTCTTATCTGTGATTTTCTTCCACATCTTTACAATAAGACTGCCGACTATTAGCTTGGGCACTGCTACTGACCGCCTTCTACCCACTTGCAGTTTTCCAGCAAGTCCACTTCTACACGCCACCGTTGTCATAACCAAGTACAGCTTTTAAAAGACATCAAGTACGATGTTAACCCCGTTAACAACACAGGACACAATTAGAATTAAACCTTTGCATCACAATTCTCTCTGTTAAAGAAAGAATGCACCCTCAGAAACAAAGAGAATCTCAGCAATCAAAAAAAGACATTAGTTGACTCAAGTTTTAGATGTAGGCGCACTATTTGTCATGTTTGGGAGATTCAAACAACTTTATTCATGTTAGTATCAGTAACTAGTGAATCAATATGAGCCACTGTCGTGCAGACAGGGCTCTTCCAAAACATTTCTCTAATGGAAAATAAGTCTGTTCCAATATTTATTTTTTAAGCGTTCTTTTTTGACTTTTCTGCAAGTTTTCCTATCCAGAGGGTCATTATAACGGCAAGGATAGTCACAAAGACTGCATATGCCCAGATGCCTGAGGAAGCAAGGAAATATAGTGGTCCTCCCTCTGCAAATAATGACTTTATGGCATCGTTCCATGCCAGTGCAGCTATCAATCCAAATGCTGCAGTTATGAGTGCAGCCAACTTCTCAATCACTTCTTGATTCAATAAAATTCCTCCTTTTAGTTTCAGAACTTACATATAATGATACTTAGATACATTTAAAGATTATCTAGTTCCCTAACTTTTTTAGTTTGAATAAGTAACCAGTGAATCCACATGAGCCACTGTTGTGCAGAGGGGAACTTTCCAGAACTGCATATCCTGGTTGTCGACCGGACCTTTGGTGCCATCCAGAACCGCCGGTGTTCCATAACCTGCCAGGGTTATGTTTGCGGCTTTTCCCTAGTATTCTACAAGCAGCCATCTGCGGTCGTACATGGCATTCTGGGTGAATAATTGAAAGACGCCGTTTTCCGGGTTGACCTGACCCATGATGTCCCTGTCCGGGACGCTGTTGCTCTCCAGGATAATCTTATATGCGCCTTCGGCTCATGAATAAGTATGCCGATAATCAAATGAAGCATATATCTGCAGCTGCGATCGAAGAGTCATACATGCTTACAGAAGAGGCTGTGAAGCTATCCACTGGTCTTGCAGAAAACGTTGTAGAATCTATAATCCAGATGCTCAAGGATGAAGCTATCTATACAACACATCCCAACCATCTGGCAAAAAGGAGAGAAGATCTCTGGGGAGGAGAACGATACAAAGCTGTAAGATTTGCCAGGACTTTCACTGCAGATGTCGCCACCAACACAAATGTGTATCGGTATCGTCAGCGTGGAGCGGAATATGTTGAGTTCGATGCAGAGCTTGATGACAGGACTACAGATCAGTTCAGGGCCTTACATGGGACTATTTTTGATCTGTCAAATGGAGATACTTATATCATCCTCCACTTTATCACCATTGCCGCAGTGGTCTGATGCCAATCCCCATCACCAAAGAGATAGATGAGAGCCTGTTATTCGAGAACAGGGACGTTAGTGGCTTTGAGAAGGCTCTTGATGATTCAGTCGCCTAGAATCGAGTCCAGCGTAAGGAGGTACGAGGTCAAAATCAAGAAAAAGAATTATGAGAACTGTTTTGCCTTCGACTTTAATGGAAGTATCGTCTTAGATAAATCAGGAACAAGAAACCAGATAGAGATAACAGAAGCTGAAGGGTGCTTACCCCGGGGACGGTGTTCACTCACAATCACTCAGGTGGAAGTTCGTTCTCCATGGAGGACATCCTGACAGGATCCTACTTCGCGGTACGTGAAATATTTGCAACTGGGAAATACCGTACATATGTGATGGAAACCTCTGATGGGTCTAACCTAGACTATGCATTATGGCGGGAACGTGGGTATCGAACTTTCCAGGAAGCAAGATATGAAGTCACGATAAATCATCAGAGAAGATATGCAGCTGGCCTATTGGCAGAAGAGGAGTCAACAAAGACTTTCTGACATGATATTTGCAGAAAGTATCAAATATTATTCCTGGATATAAATATACGTGGATTGATGAACAATGACGGTTAGTGAACCACAAATGATAATCGACAATCGTTCCTTGGAAGAGGTTATCATCAGCCCAACTTGTGGCAAATGTATTCATCTACGGATAGGTATTCGAGTTTCAGGGGTCAACGCACGTGATGCTTTCCCCGATGGTATCCCTGCAGAAATCTGGCACGGTGACAATGACCACAGAAGGCCTTACCCTATAGATCATGGTATTCGTTTTTACCCTGCAAAGTTTAAATAATAAAATGCATTCCTCCCTATGAGGAATAACACTTTTCAAGGCAATTATTCTCATAATTCAGGCCGTTTTGGCTCGCTTGCTCGCCCTCTTGACTAATGGACGGGGCGTGTGTAAATTTTGCCCCGCTTGCAAGACTCAGTTGGCTTTAAATGCTCGCCAACCTCGTCTAACAAGCGTGTGAAACTATAGTCCCTAACTCAACAATTCACACTTTTTATTTGTGCATTAAATGTTTCTATCCATTTTTTTGCAAACGATAATGAGCTCTCTACCCTCATAAATTCCATTTTGATAATATCCCTCAAATGTTCTTTTGATCTGACAAATTTGACTGACACTTCTCTTTTGATTGTTTTCCAGACAAATTCTACTGGATTTAGATCAGGTGAATAAGGTGGTAGGAACACAAGTGTTATTTTTAAATCTCTCGCTTTACTTATCGTTTTCTTTGCATGATGCGATCTTGCATTATCGAGAACAAGAATTATTCTTTTCCCTGGGTTTTGCTCTACAATTTTTTCCAGGAATTCACACACATCTTCTGTTTTTGAGCTTTTCATAAAATCAATGATACTGTTCCCGTTGATCGAATAAAACGCAAATGCATTTGCTTTAACGTAATCCGTATTTTTTATTATCAACGGTTTTTTAAATGACCATAATCTTTGCGTGTTTGCTTTTGTTTGTGGTGAAGATTCATCCAGAAAACCTATGATATACTGCTCATCTTGACCAATATGTTTTGGAATTGCTTCGGTTAGTTTTTTTAAGATCTCTTCAGCGTTTTTAGGTCTTCTGTAGTCAAGGGGATATGGCTTTGAGTGATACATGTTAAAACTGTGAAGTATAACTCCTACTTGTTTCTCTGAATATTCTACGCCATATTTTTCCTTTATTAACTTCCAGACTTCTCTTGTAGTCCAGTAATCCTTATTTTCCAACAAAGCTCTTAATTCCTTTTTTTGTTCATCAGTAAGTTTGGATTTCCTACCTCCGCCAAAATTTGGCATTAAGGCGGCATAGCCGCCTTTATTCCAACTTTCTTGCCAGCAATATCCTGTTTTCTTAGTCACTCCTACTTTAGTAGCAGCTTCTTCTACAGAATCCCCTAAATATCTAAATTTAACAAAATAGAGCCTTTTCAACACTCTTGAATTGTTCTCGTGTGTGATCAAATCGTTAATCTCGTCGAGAATTACCTTTCGGTCAATCAGAATTTGTTCTTTCCCCGCCATAAGATAAGATAAACATTAATACGTGTAGTAAGTTGCGTTGAACACTATAAATTGAATCGGTGAAGAATTCACTGGCTTTTTCACCTCTTCAACTTCGCTTACACGCCCCGTCCGTTAGCTGAAATGGCTTAAAAATAAGAAAGGAATGATAAAATGAGTGAATTAGAAAAACCAGTTATTGTTGAATTCCCTTTAAGAGGAGAGTGGATGGCTCCCAATACTCCGGGGACAAAAGTGCCAAGCCATGGCACAGAGCAATTTGGTCAAAAGTATGCATTTGATTTTCTTCAGATTGATTGGGATAAAAAAGGAATGCATTTTTATAATGCTAGTAAACTAAGATACTTTTTATTAGGTGTCCCTTTGAGTAAATGTTTTTGCTGGGATAAAGAAGTATATGCTCCATGTGATGGAAAAGTAATTGAGTGTGAAGATGGTTTTAACGAAAGACGCATAGTCCATTTATTTACTGACATGGCTGTTGTAATAAAGAATGCGCTGTTTTTTAACCTAAAAAGAGGATGGCAACCTGTGTTAGGAAACTATTTGATTATGGACTGCGGAAATGAAGTATATGCATTCTTTGCTCATTTCAGGAAAGGCTCAATTAATGTTTCAGTTGGGGAAAATGTAAAAAAAGGGCAATTAATAGGGAAAGTAGGACATTCCGGAAATTCAACTGCCCCACATTTGCATTTTCATCTTATGGATAATAGTGACCTGTTGGAAGCAAATGGAATTCCATGTGCTTTTGAAGACTATGAAGTTTTTCTGGAAAACACCTGGGTTACTGTCACTAAAAGAATACCAGCTGCAAAAGATAAGATTAGATTTTTTAAATAGTAGAGCCACTTCAGCTAACAGCATGTATGTGGCAATAGCGGGGAAAGTGATGAAAACCTGAAGTTTGTGACTCATTTGTACTATATATCTAACAATCGTGGAAGGTATTGATGTTGTTTGCGTAATGAAGTTAGTCGATGTTCTTCTTCCCTCCTGAGGGGGTATCTCAACGGACTCCTTAAAGGTTCCATTTCCGATGAATACTTCGTTCGCATAACTGCTATAGTTCATTCTTTCAAGTCTGGCAGTAACGTTGTTGGGATTTTTTACTGTTGTTCAAAAATAATAGTATTTATGTTATGTAACCAGTAAAACAGGGCAATTCCATGCATTACTGGCTTTTTCTGAATGTCGCAGTAACAGATAAATCGAGCTCATACTCTAACGGCCAAGAATATGTAGGTAATATGTGTGAGCTTTTCAGCATCCGAAATACATAAATCTAGCAATAAGGAAGATAGTATATGGAGTTTAGAAAAAACCTTTATGTATCTTCTTTTGTTGGTGCATCGCTTTCCTATATATTCACGATTAATAAGTGTAGCAACTAATCGGGGAATATCATGAAAAATAAACTGCTATTCTATTTTTCGGGGAGAAAAGATGATGGGATCAGATAAAATCATACTTTTAATATCTTGCCTATTGCTGATAACTTTATTTTCCGGATGTGTTATGCCGGGAATGGAGGAAAGTGAGAATTTCAATGAAGAATATCAGGCAAGCAACGAGACTATCCTCAAGATAAGCAATGAGAATGGCCGGGTTAACATCAGCAGTTGGGATGGAGATACAGTTGTAGTAAACGCTACAAAATGGACGTATAGTACGAAATGGAATAGGGATGGTACGGATGAACTCGAAAAAGTAGAGATAGTAGTTACTGAAAGAGCAAAGGAACTTGAAATTAAGACAATTTTCCCCCCTGAGGGTGCCAAGGTTGCTGTACATATGGATATAATGGTTCCTAAGAGAGCTTTTTTGGACTTTGTCGAATCATCGAACGGATTTATAAAGGTCACAGGTACAAAAGGTGATACTAGGATACAGACATCCAATGCCCCAATAGATGTATCAGCCGTTGTTGGCAACATTTCTGCAACGACCTCGAATGGAAATATAGTAATAGACGATGTCAACGGATATGCAGAAGCAATAACCAGCAATGCTGACATAGATGTAAGGGGAACAGGAGGTATTGGTAACCTTCAGACATTTAACGGGGATATCCGCGCAGAGATATTCGATCTGAGGGATGATATTAACATAGTGTCTGGGAATGGGAATATAATTATTTATACAGCTCTATCACTCAATGCTGACCTCGTGATCAAGACCTCCAATGCTGATATAATGGTTAATGATAGGATAACGGTTAATGATAGGATACTGAAAAATGAAAGGTCTGATGGAAATCACCTAGAAGGAAGACTTAGGGATATAATATCCACGGCTGCTCGGTGGATGAATCGGTGGTCTGGTGGAAATCACCTAGAAGGAAGACTTGGGGATGGCGGATATCTGATGTCGATAGAAACAAATAATGGTGATGTGAAAATAGACATAATCTCATGATTTCGTTTTTGTTTACTAAAGAGGTATTTAAAGTTTAGCTCTGTAAGAACCTGTTCAAATCGTTATCTATTGGAAGTATCTAGCATATTCCACAGACCTGCAATTTACTTTTCGAATACAATATATTCATCTCATTCAATTGGCCTTTTGAAATAATGCCATGCCCATAAAACTTCAATGAGCTCCCATCCCTGTTGACCATATTCATTTAGTTTT
Encoded proteins:
- a CDS encoding acetyltransferase; this encodes MWKKITDKNVANVSEETLNGVLKLYRENFTEINEARFKLYTRFFKRTTYVYVDENEVRGYCLYYVMASLSKRGLARVATLYSFTVDNKYQGLGIGTKLLEKSLLEMQLHSIDRVILYVAADNEPAIGLYEKMGFKATEEVMDVCGPGKQCYQMELFFSN
- a CDS encoding transposase, with the protein product MAGKEQILIDRKVILDEINDLITHENNSRVLKRLYFVKFRYLGDSVEEAATKVGVTKKTGYCWQESWNKGGYAALMPNFGGGRKSKLTDEQKKELRALLENKDYWTTREVWKLIKEKYGVEYSEKQVGVILHSFNMYHSKPYPLDYRRPKNAEEILKKLTEAIPKHIGQDEQYIIGFLDESSPQTKANTQRLWSFKKPLIIKNTDYVKANAFAFYSINGNSIIDFMKSSKTEDVCEFLEKIVEQNPGKRIILVLDNARSHHAKKTISKARDLKITLVFLPPYSPDLNPVEFVWKTIKREVSVKFVRSKEHLRDIIKMEFMRVESSLSFAKKWIETFNAQIKSVNC